In the Ignavibacteriales bacterium genome, one interval contains:
- a CDS encoding sigma-70 family RNA polymerase sigma factor — MEDHQGFEQSAIPHMTLLQNYAMHLTNNSENAKDLLQDTYLKAYRFWNNYEEGTNIKAWLYQIMKNSYINNYRKKIKEPNKVEYDENRFCYKAFHDGSFDHTYLKVKHSDEMFEDEIAHSLEALPHIFKTVIILSDVEELTYDEIARMVACPVGTVRSRLHRGRRMLQKRLFNYAKDNGYIAKKGSSALNPMSCVLASAIKSHTTMQRD; from the coding sequence ATGGAAGATCACCAGGGTTTTGAACAGTCAGCTATACCGCATATGACTCTTTTACAAAACTATGCAATGCATCTAACGAATAATTCTGAGAATGCGAAAGACCTGTTGCAAGATACATATCTGAAAGCGTACCGGTTCTGGAACAACTATGAGGAAGGTACCAACATCAAGGCATGGTTATATCAAATTATGAAAAATTCATACATCAATAATTACAGGAAAAAAATTAAGGAACCGAATAAAGTTGAGTATGATGAAAACCGCTTTTGTTACAAAGCATTTCATGACGGATCGTTTGACCATACCTATCTCAAGGTAAAGCACTCTGATGAAATGTTTGAAGATGAGATTGCGCATTCTCTTGAAGCATTGCCTCATATTTTTAAGACAGTCATCATTCTCAGTGATGTTGAAGAACTCACGTATGATGAAATCGCTCGAATGGTTGCTTGTCCTGTCGGTACCGTACGTTCCAGGCTGCACAGGGGTCGAAGAATGTTGCAAAAAAGACTCTTCAATTATGCGAAAGATAATGGATATATAGCAAAAAAGGGATCAAGCGCACTAAACCCAATGTCCTGTGTTCTTGCATCCGCTATAAAATCTCATACTACGATGCAGAGGGATTAA
- a CDS encoding response regulator transcription factor — protein sequence MKKIRILVVEDNRVLRDGLVALLNKQPDMRVVAAIGSGTNVLKTLREVNPHIQLLDLGLWSDKQRSVLEGVKRDFPELKVIGMGLLPSQTDIIESVEAGASGFILKDATVKEFLGTIRTVSKGIKVLPPSLTGSLFSHIIEYALKEGKGKLPSAVRMTEREREIMAVIADGLSNKEIAQQLNIATHTVKSHVHNVMEKLALHSRLQIANYSNNKDIF from the coding sequence ATGAAAAAAATTAGAATACTCGTTGTTGAAGATAACCGCGTTTTACGAGACGGTCTTGTAGCCCTGCTCAATAAACAGCCAGATATGAGAGTCGTGGCTGCTATTGGAAGCGGTACTAATGTTCTGAAGACTCTACGCGAAGTAAATCCTCATATTCAACTTTTGGACTTAGGTTTATGGAGCGATAAACAGCGGAGTGTACTGGAAGGAGTGAAGAGAGATTTTCCCGAGTTAAAAGTGATCGGGATGGGCCTCCTTCCCTCGCAGACGGACATCATCGAGTCGGTCGAAGCTGGTGCTTCAGGGTTCATACTGAAAGATGCAACGGTGAAGGAATTTCTGGGTACCATTCGGACGGTTTCCAAAGGAATTAAAGTTCTTCCGCCGTCGCTGACCGGGTCGTTGTTTTCACATATTATCGAATATGCATTGAAAGAAGGAAAAGGAAAATTACCTTCAGCAGTGCGGATGACAGAGCGTGAGCGTGAAATCATGGCAGTGATTGCCGATGGTTTGAGCAACAAAGAAATTGCCCAGCAACTCAATATTGCTACCCACACAGTGAAAAGCCATGTGCATAACGTCATGGAAAAGCTGGCATTACATAGCCGTCTTCAGATTGCAAACTATTCCAACAACAAAGATATTTTCTAA
- the kaiC gene encoding circadian clock protein KaiC has protein sequence MKKKEAASQRKTLPKAPTSIQGLDEITGGGLPKGRPTLVCGGAGCGKTLFAMEFLVRGAIQYNEPGVFISFEETEQELTANVASLGFDLDDLVKRKKIWLEHVHIERNEVEQSGEYDLEGLFIRIHHAIESVGAKRVVLDTVESLFSELPSPLILRAELRRLFRWLKRKGVTTIITAERGDGTLTRQGLEEYVSDCVILLDHRVTDQSSIRRLRVVKYRGSTHGTNEYPFLIDEDGFSVLPVTSLGLNYSSSNGRISTGIPRLDTMLSGKGYFRGSTVLVSGTAGTGKTSIAAKFVEEACKRGERVLYFTFEESPNQLVRNMRSIGINLELWVKKGLLQFHATRPTHYGLETHLTTSIKLINNFSPQVVILDPINAFVTGENHVEVKTMLLRLVDFLKMKRITAFFTSLNSAGENFEITDVYISSLIDTWLLLRDIEIGGERNRGLYVLKSRGMEHSNQIREFKLTNHGIELLDVYVGPGGVLTGSARLSQESQDDAEQLLHQQEIVRKQIGIERKREAMEAQINLLRSEFEGEELEALKVIGIEKARGDRLTQDKAKMAKSRKGDVSLKIAGTNKNKMKV, from the coding sequence ATGAAGAAAAAAGAAGCAGCATCTCAACGTAAAACCCTTCCGAAAGCTCCCACAAGTATTCAGGGATTAGATGAAATCACGGGCGGGGGATTGCCAAAAGGCAGGCCGACGCTTGTGTGCGGTGGCGCAGGTTGCGGGAAAACCCTTTTTGCCATGGAGTTTCTCGTCCGCGGAGCAATACAGTATAATGAACCAGGCGTCTTTATTTCGTTCGAGGAAACAGAGCAAGAACTTACGGCAAATGTTGCTTCGTTGGGATTCGATTTGGACGACCTTGTAAAGCGTAAAAAGATTTGGCTTGAGCATGTTCACATTGAACGAAATGAAGTCGAACAAAGCGGTGAATACGATTTGGAAGGTTTGTTTATCAGGATCCATCATGCAATTGAGAGTGTCGGCGCTAAGCGAGTTGTACTGGATACGGTCGAGTCGCTCTTTTCAGAATTGCCAAGCCCTCTGATCCTGCGTGCTGAACTGCGCCGGCTATTCCGATGGCTGAAAAGGAAAGGTGTCACAACAATCATTACTGCTGAGCGGGGCGATGGTACCTTAACGCGTCAGGGTTTGGAAGAGTACGTATCCGATTGTGTCATTCTGCTCGATCATCGCGTGACCGATCAATCATCCATACGGCGGCTGCGTGTTGTTAAATATCGCGGTTCAACGCATGGTACGAACGAGTATCCCTTTCTTATAGATGAAGACGGCTTTTCCGTTTTGCCTGTCACTTCCCTGGGGTTGAATTACTCTTCATCCAACGGAAGAATCTCCACCGGTATTCCGCGTCTCGACACCATGCTTTCCGGGAAAGGGTACTTCCGCGGCAGCACAGTGCTTGTTTCAGGCACCGCCGGTACAGGCAAGACGAGCATTGCAGCGAAATTTGTTGAAGAGGCATGCAAGAGGGGAGAACGCGTTCTCTATTTTACATTCGAAGAATCTCCAAATCAGCTTGTGCGCAATATGCGTTCCATTGGAATAAATTTAGAACTATGGGTGAAGAAGGGGTTGCTCCAGTTTCATGCAACACGCCCGACACACTATGGCCTGGAAACTCACCTGACGACAAGTATTAAACTTATCAACAACTTTAGCCCTCAAGTCGTTATCCTCGATCCGATTAATGCATTTGTGACGGGTGAGAACCACGTTGAGGTCAAAACAATGCTCCTGCGACTCGTAGATTTTCTGAAGATGAAACGGATCACAGCATTTTTCACAAGTCTCAATTCAGCCGGTGAAAATTTTGAGATTACTGATGTTTACATCTCATCCTTGATAGATACATGGCTGCTTCTACGTGATATTGAAATTGGGGGAGAACGTAACAGAGGATTGTATGTGCTGAAATCCCGTGGTATGGAGCATTCCAATCAGATTCGTGAATTTAAATTGACAAACCACGGTATCGAACTGCTTGATGTCTATGTTGGTCCGGGCGGTGTGTTGACCGGTTCGGCACGATTATCACAAGAGTCGCAAGACGATGCGGAACAATTATTGCATCAGCAGGAAATCGTACGCAAACAAATTGGAATAGAGCGTAAGCGTGAAGCAATGGAAGCACAGATTAATTTGCTTCGATCTGAATTCGAAGGTGAAGAATTAGAAGCGCTCAAAGTTATTGGCATTGAAAAAGCAAGAGGTGATCGTTTAACTCAGGACAAGGCAAAAATGGCGAAGAGTCGTAAAGGCGATGTTTCACTAAAAATAGCCGGTACAAACAAGAATAAAATGAAAGTTTAA
- a CDS encoding response regulator transcription factor, translating into MKKIRILLVEDNRVLRDGLIALLNKQPDMKVVAAIGSGNNVLKTIREVKPHIKLLDLGLWSEKHRSIMEAVKKDFPELKVIGMGLVPSQTDIIESVEAGASGFILKDATVNEFIGTIRSVSKGIKVLPPLMANSLFSHVVEHAIKKGKKTLTAAIQMTKREREIIAVIADGMSNKEIAQQLNIATHTVKSHVHNIMEKLALHSRLQIAKYTRDETTN; encoded by the coding sequence ATGAAAAAGATCAGAATACTCCTCGTTGAAGATAATCGCGTTTTACGAGATGGACTTATTGCCTTGCTCAATAAACAGCCGGATATGAAAGTTGTGGCTGCTATCGGAAGCGGGAATAATGTTCTCAAGACTATACGTGAAGTAAAACCTCATATTAAACTTTTAGACCTGGGTTTATGGAGCGAAAAACATCGGAGCATAATGGAAGCAGTGAAGAAAGATTTTCCCGAGTTAAAAGTGATCGGGATGGGCCTCGTTCCGTCGCAGACAGACATCATTGAATCAGTCGAGGCTGGTGCTTCAGGGTTCATACTGAAAGATGCGACAGTCAATGAATTTATTGGCACCATCCGATCTGTTTCCAAGGGAATAAAAGTTCTTCCGCCGCTAATGGCCAATTCACTTTTTTCCCATGTGGTCGAGCATGCGATTAAAAAAGGGAAGAAAACCTTAACCGCTGCAATACAGATGACGAAGCGTGAACGTGAAATCATTGCAGTGATTGCCGACGGCATGAGCAACAAAGAAATTGCCCAGCAGCTCAACATCGCTACCCATACAGTGAAAAGCCATGTTCATAACATCATGGAAAAGTTGGCATTACATAGCCGCTTGCAGATAGCAAAGTATACCCGCGACGAAACGACAAACTAG
- a CDS encoding J domain-containing protein, with product MTYKDYYKILGVGKTATQDEIKKAYRKLANKYHPDKTKGDKAAEEKFKDINEANGILSDPVKRKKYDQFGADWKQYEEAGQQPGGFDWSKYTGGRGGREHTMSQEEFSAMFGEEGLGNIFESIFGQQSGGKGGRRSRASKGEDFEAETTLTLEEAYHGSERLLKIHDQTIKITMKPGIADGQVLRVAGKGGRGSNGGPNGDLYITIRVAPHAEFQRRGNDLYCDRPVELYTAMLGGKARIKTIKGTVDVDITRETHNGKVLRLLGLGMPVYGTKNEFGNMYVTVVIQLPDHLSEREIELFKQLSSLRK from the coding sequence ATGACATATAAAGATTACTACAAAATATTGGGTGTTGGAAAGACGGCGACTCAGGATGAAATCAAGAAGGCATATCGCAAGCTTGCCAACAAATATCATCCCGACAAGACCAAGGGAGACAAAGCCGCAGAGGAAAAATTTAAAGATATAAACGAAGCAAATGGAATTCTCAGCGATCCTGTGAAACGGAAAAAGTATGATCAGTTTGGAGCGGATTGGAAACAATACGAAGAAGCCGGACAACAGCCGGGAGGATTCGATTGGTCGAAGTACACGGGCGGCCGCGGCGGACGAGAACATACCATGAGTCAAGAAGAGTTCAGTGCGATGTTCGGCGAAGAGGGTCTTGGGAACATCTTCGAATCTATTTTTGGGCAGCAGAGCGGAGGAAAGGGCGGGAGAAGGAGCAGGGCAAGCAAAGGAGAGGACTTTGAAGCCGAAACAACGCTTACGCTTGAAGAAGCCTACCATGGTTCGGAACGGCTCCTGAAGATTCATGATCAGACAATCAAGATAACAATGAAGCCGGGTATTGCAGACGGGCAAGTATTGAGAGTAGCAGGCAAGGGCGGCCGCGGGTCAAACGGAGGCCCGAATGGAGATCTATACATCACAATCAGAGTTGCACCGCATGCAGAATTTCAGCGCCGGGGAAATGATCTCTACTGCGATAGACCGGTCGAATTATACACCGCCATGCTCGGCGGCAAGGCACGGATCAAAACAATCAAAGGAACAGTCGATGTAGATATTACCAGGGAAACACACAACGGCAAAGTGCTAAGACTTCTGGGGCTTGGAATGCCGGTCTATGGCACGAAGAACGAATTCGGAAACATGTATGTGACTGTTGTAATACAACTTCCCGACCATCTGAGTGAACGAGAAATTGAATTATTCAAGCAATTATCGTCGTTGCGGAAATAA
- a CDS encoding nucleotide exchange factor GrpE — MSIIAQEHEQNLLPPADLATEIQRLEEELTNERDRHLRTLAEFKNYRRRIERDGNKFAETAIRKILLSFLDIIDDIEHALQSTSEDERPIADGIKMIHQKFLALLKKEDVRPLVSIGEKFDPELHEAVAMVKRKGVDHGIIIDDMRRGYFWKKELLRPAQVCIAE; from the coding sequence ATGTCTATAATTGCACAAGAACACGAACAGAACCTGCTGCCGCCAGCTGATTTGGCAACAGAAATCCAGAGATTAGAAGAGGAGTTGACCAATGAACGTGATCGGCATCTGCGCACGCTGGCAGAGTTCAAGAATTACCGTCGCCGCATTGAGCGTGACGGTAACAAGTTTGCAGAAACAGCGATCCGTAAAATTTTGCTTTCGTTTCTCGATATCATCGACGATATTGAACATGCGTTGCAGTCGACGAGTGAAGACGAACGGCCGATTGCCGATGGTATCAAGATGATCCATCAGAAATTTCTTGCTTTGCTGAAGAAAGAAGATGTTCGCCCTCTCGTGAGTATTGGTGAGAAATTCGATCCGGAACTACATGAGGCCGTAGCTATGGTGAAACGTAAAGGGGTTGACCATGGCATTATCATTGATGACATGCGCCGCGGTTATTTCTGGAAAAAAGAATTGCTGCGTCCGGCACAGGTGTGCATTGCCGAATAG
- a CDS encoding NADP-dependent oxidoreductase, which translates to MKEQINKQIIFIKRPVGMPDESCFKLVRSAIPLPMNEQVLLRTRILSVDPYMRGRMNDRRSYVAPFQLNEVLTGGVVGEVVESKSNNFIEGDFVVGNLGWQDYSIAGEKELRKINPEIAPVSTALGVLGMPGLTAYFGLLDIGRPKQGETVVVSGAAGAVGTIVGQIAKIHGCHVVGIAGSDKKTKYLIDELGFDSALNYKTTPHLRKALKEACPNGVDIFFDNVGGEISDAVISLINNNARIPLCGQISLYNEAQIPMGPRLQPRLLTFSALMKGFIIHNYEDRFEEGIHQMGVWLKEKKLKYAETVVEGLENAPKAFIGLFAGENIGKQLVKVS; encoded by the coding sequence ATGAAAGAACAAATCAACAAACAAATTATCTTCATCAAGAGGCCAGTCGGTATGCCGGATGAGAGTTGTTTCAAATTGGTTAGATCCGCAATACCTCTGCCGATGAACGAACAGGTATTGCTGCGGACACGAATTCTTTCCGTTGATCCTTACATGAGAGGCAGGATGAACGATCGGAGATCCTACGTCGCACCTTTTCAGCTTAATGAAGTTTTAACTGGCGGTGTTGTTGGAGAAGTCGTCGAGTCAAAATCAAATAACTTTATCGAGGGGGATTTTGTCGTCGGAAATCTCGGTTGGCAGGACTATTCCATAGCCGGCGAGAAGGAACTCCGAAAGATAAATCCTGAAATTGCTCCAGTAAGCACCGCACTGGGAGTATTGGGAATGCCCGGGCTAACGGCATACTTCGGATTATTGGATATTGGACGGCCAAAGCAGGGTGAAACAGTTGTTGTCTCAGGCGCAGCGGGTGCGGTAGGAACGATCGTAGGGCAGATTGCCAAGATTCACGGCTGCCATGTGGTCGGCATCGCTGGGTCTGACAAGAAAACCAAGTATTTGATTGACGAACTGGGATTTGATAGTGCACTCAATTATAAGACTACTCCTCATCTGAGGAAAGCCCTGAAAGAAGCTTGTCCGAATGGCGTTGATATTTTCTTTGATAATGTTGGTGGAGAGATTTCGGACGCGGTCATTTCCTTAATAAACAATAATGCACGCATTCCCCTGTGTGGACAAATATCATTGTATAATGAGGCGCAGATTCCGATGGGTCCGCGACTTCAGCCTCGCTTGCTAACATTCAGCGCTCTCATGAAGGGCTTTATCATTCATAATTATGAAGATCGGTTCGAAGAAGGAATACATCAAATGGGTGTGTGGCTGAAGGAAAAGAAACTGAAGTACGCAGAAACCGTGGTTGAAGGATTGGAAAATGCACCGAAAGCCTTCATCGGATTATTTGCAGGAGAAAATATTGGTAAACAGCTTGTGAAGGTCAGTTGA
- a CDS encoding alkene reductase: MKNTKLLNPYKLGNIELKNRVVMAPMTRSRAMSNIPNELMAEFYGQRAAAGLIITEGTSPSPNGLGYARIPGIFSGVQIEGWKKITNAVHAKEGKIFVQLMHTGRISHSANMLESAKIIAPSAVKPTGQMWTDALGLQDYPVPTAMDIEEIKHTKQEYISAGTNAIQAGFDGIELHGANGYLIEQFLSPVSNIRNDNYGGSIENRCRFLLEVVGGAVDAIGKWKVGIRLSPYGVASDMPHYPEIDSTYKYLSEQLNRIGLLYLHIVDHSSMGAPEVPLEIKKAIRERFHGTIILGGGYTKERAEIELQGGLADLIAFGRPFINNPDLVERFVHDWPLSKELDMTTFYSPGVKGYTDYPVHAHRRNLSI; this comes from the coding sequence ATGAAAAATACTAAATTATTGAACCCGTATAAACTGGGAAACATTGAACTAAAAAATCGAGTTGTTATGGCGCCAATGACGCGCTCCAGAGCTATGAGCAATATCCCAAACGAATTGATGGCTGAATTCTATGGACAGCGTGCTGCTGCGGGACTTATCATTACCGAAGGGACATCCCCTTCGCCAAACGGACTTGGTTATGCCAGAATTCCCGGCATCTTCAGCGGAGTCCAGATAGAAGGTTGGAAGAAAATCACAAATGCCGTGCATGCCAAAGAAGGAAAAATATTTGTTCAGCTTATGCATACCGGGCGCATCAGTCATTCAGCGAATATGCTCGAAAGTGCAAAAATTATTGCACCTTCTGCTGTGAAGCCCACCGGACAAATGTGGACTGATGCTCTGGGATTGCAGGATTATCCTGTCCCAACAGCTATGGACATTGAAGAAATAAAACATACAAAACAAGAATACATATCTGCTGGAACGAACGCAATACAAGCGGGGTTTGATGGTATAGAGCTTCATGGTGCTAATGGATATCTCATAGAACAATTTTTATCTCCTGTGAGTAATATAAGAAATGATAACTACGGTGGCAGTATAGAAAATCGCTGCCGTTTCTTGTTAGAAGTAGTCGGAGGTGCAGTTGATGCAATTGGAAAATGGAAGGTCGGTATACGCTTATCTCCGTACGGTGTAGCAAGCGATATGCCTCACTATCCTGAAATAGACAGCACATATAAATATCTTTCTGAACAGCTCAATCGCATAGGGTTATTGTATCTTCATATAGTAGACCATAGCAGCATGGGAGCGCCGGAAGTGCCCCTCGAAATAAAAAAGGCAATCCGCGAAAGATTTCACGGCACAATTATTCTCGGCGGCGGATATACAAAAGAACGCGCTGAAATAGAATTACAAGGAGGACTTGCGGACCTTATCGCATTTGGCAGGCCATTTATTAATAATCCTGATCTCGTTGAACGATTTGTGCACGACTGGCCGCTCTCAAAAGAACTTGATATGACTACATTTTATTCTCCGGGCGTAAAGGGATATACAGACTATCCTGTTCACGCTCATAGAAGAAACCTGTCAATCTGA
- a CDS encoding RNB domain-containing ribonuclease: MINTDDKQHRSILRRIARRVMMERGLLPDFSSQATAELDGIHGPAIKIEESTRDLRNLAWCSIDNDDSLDLDQLTVAIPMSGEAVNILVAIADVDAIVKKQSALDDHAKHNTTSIYTAAEIFPMLPEKLSTDFTSLNFDSDRLAVIVEMIIGPDGSLKGSDIYQAMVRNRAKLTYNGVAGWLEGSGPMPQAINTVNGLVENVRLQDRVARMLKSLRHIHGALDLETIEARPVFEGDEVKDLEVDRRNSAKDLIEDFMIAANGVTARYLASKKFPSLRRVVRVPKRWDRIVEIASEQKFTLPQQPDSKALDQFLVSAKAADPLRFPDLCLSVIKLLGPGEYVVELPGGSSAGHFGLAVKDYAHSTAPNRRYPDLITQRLLKAAMSGQSLPYTNDELVVLAKHCTEEEDAAKKVERQVEKSAAAMVLESKIGEKFDAIVTGASNKGTWVRLLHPPIEGRVVNGFESLDVGQRCRVQLLHTDVERGYIDFKKIE; encoded by the coding sequence ATGATAAATACAGATGACAAACAGCACCGTTCCATCCTGCGAAGAATTGCACGCCGTGTGATGATGGAAAGAGGGCTTCTTCCGGATTTTTCATCTCAGGCAACCGCCGAGCTCGACGGAATCCATGGACCTGCAATAAAAATTGAAGAATCGACGCGTGATCTCAGAAATCTTGCCTGGTGCTCCATTGATAATGACGATTCGCTCGATCTGGATCAACTTACCGTCGCCATACCAATGTCCGGAGAAGCTGTGAATATTCTTGTCGCCATTGCTGATGTTGATGCCATCGTTAAGAAGCAGTCGGCGCTTGACGATCATGCGAAACACAACACCACCTCGATCTATACTGCGGCGGAAATATTCCCGATGCTGCCTGAGAAACTCTCGACCGATTTCACATCTCTTAATTTTGATTCAGACCGTCTTGCCGTCATTGTTGAAATGATTATTGGTCCTGATGGATCGCTGAAAGGTTCGGACATATATCAAGCAATGGTACGTAATCGAGCAAAGCTTACCTACAACGGCGTTGCAGGTTGGCTGGAGGGGAGCGGGCCGATGCCTCAAGCAATCAACACGGTGAACGGTCTCGTCGAAAATGTTCGACTCCAGGATCGCGTTGCGCGAATGCTGAAATCCCTTCGGCATATACATGGTGCGCTTGATCTCGAAACAATAGAAGCTCGTCCCGTATTCGAAGGAGATGAGGTCAAGGACTTAGAAGTTGATAGAAGGAACAGCGCCAAAGATCTCATAGAGGATTTCATGATTGCGGCAAACGGTGTCACCGCACGATACCTCGCATCTAAAAAGTTTCCATCGCTGCGACGCGTTGTCCGCGTACCCAAACGATGGGATCGGATCGTTGAGATCGCCTCGGAGCAAAAATTCACACTGCCTCAGCAGCCCGACTCAAAAGCATTGGATCAATTTTTAGTGTCGGCGAAAGCAGCCGATCCTCTACGATTTCCCGATCTTTGTCTCAGTGTCATCAAACTCTTAGGCCCCGGTGAATACGTCGTCGAGCTTCCGGGCGGCAGCTCTGCCGGACACTTCGGTCTTGCAGTCAAAGATTATGCTCACTCCACAGCACCGAACCGTCGATATCCCGATTTGATTACGCAGCGGTTGCTCAAAGCAGCAATGAGTGGACAATCCTTGCCTTATACAAACGATGAATTGGTTGTGCTTGCAAAGCACTGCACCGAAGAAGAGGATGCAGCGAAAAAAGTTGAACGGCAGGTTGAAAAATCCGCGGCTGCCATGGTGTTGGAATCAAAGATTGGAGAAAAATTCGATGCCATTGTTACCGGTGCTTCTAATAAAGGTACATGGGTGCGTCTTCTGCATCCACCCATTGAAGGAAGAGTAGTAAACGGCTTTGAAAGCTTAGATGTTGGACAAAGATGCCGCGTTCAGTTACTGCACACAGATGTAGAGCGGGGATATATTGATTTTAAAAAAATAGAATAA
- a CDS encoding OmpA family protein — MEYKDLNEENKELKIQIYELYEKQGFKDGNDFIDWLEAERQTGKRSRLRRTKQMKNILFAIVGIVGILCVIAAILLVTLFKKPATMQLSEKSLSDLKVMMVVLDPKVDEKVIVFGDTHFDYNKSILTEDAKAMLDMNVQVLNENPKMHVRMAGYTSAEGSEKDNQILSEQRANTVRDYLIEKGVAPERITVIGYGRTKPAVYEVKPGDSNSKAAKANMRVLFEVVVK; from the coding sequence ATGGAATACAAAGATTTGAATGAAGAGAATAAGGAATTAAAGATTCAGATATATGAACTCTATGAGAAACAAGGCTTTAAGGACGGCAATGATTTTATTGATTGGCTTGAGGCCGAACGACAAACGGGAAAACGCTCCAGGTTAAGGCGTACGAAACAAATGAAAAATATTCTTTTTGCCATTGTTGGCATTGTTGGAATATTATGTGTTATTGCGGCGATTCTTTTAGTGACGCTGTTCAAGAAACCAGCTACGATGCAACTGTCTGAAAAGAGCCTGTCAGATCTGAAGGTTATGATGGTTGTGCTCGATCCAAAGGTTGATGAGAAGGTGATCGTCTTTGGGGATACGCATTTCGATTATAATAAATCTATCCTTACCGAGGATGCGAAGGCGATGCTGGATATGAATGTGCAGGTCCTGAATGAAAATCCCAAAATGCATGTTCGTATGGCCGGCTATACATCTGCGGAAGGCTCGGAAAAAGACAACCAAATCTTAAGCGAACAAAGAGCGAATACAGTCAGAGATTACCTGATCGAAAAAGGCGTTGCACCCGAAAGAATCACGGTAATCGGATATGGCAGGACAAAACCGGCTGTGTATGAAGTGAAACCCGGTGACAGTAACTCAAAGGCAGCGAAAGCTAACATGCGAGTTCTTTTTGAGGTTGTCGTGAAATAG
- a CDS encoding OmpA family protein has protein sequence MKKNIYIFGAAILIMVTLFSAQVFGQFKDRGVRFGIAAGSMQGLTKMTDNALDPTGKLYLRHNISGDFDGELSGMYGGIKGQYYQTDMWGVEYQALYSPYSFYDDQLHPYLGAGLGITYYFANVTLRNPNVEKNGYAGYVPITLGAEYAVNDWLQFDVNTNFNYAFTNTIVSTWVPNSKIGSGNDAWWGLFAGVSCTIFGPDNKAAEKEASRIRNEELAAAEARRVQEANAAEAKRVKEANAAEAKRVQEAAAAEARRVREAAEAQRIQDSIKTAAEAQRLKDMAKAAPRPVQVVVQKETDTVFVLIKGKTVVLKGVNFEFNKATLTQYSETILWRAYRAMIANPDARVVITGHTDNVGSDKFNQTLSLKRAQAVKNWLVKKGIASNRMRTVGKGEKEPVADNKTEEGRAQNRRMEFYVQ, from the coding sequence ATGAAAAAAAATATTTACATTTTCGGTGCGGCCATATTGATTATGGTAACACTCTTTTCAGCCCAAGTATTCGGGCAATTTAAGGATAGAGGGGTTCGGTTTGGGATTGCAGCTGGATCTATGCAGGGATTGACAAAGATGACTGACAATGCACTTGATCCCACAGGAAAACTTTACCTTCGACATAATATTTCAGGCGACTTTGATGGTGAACTTTCCGGTATGTATGGCGGTATTAAAGGACAATACTATCAAACAGATATGTGGGGCGTCGAATATCAAGCTCTCTATTCACCGTACTCGTTTTATGACGATCAATTGCACCCTTATCTCGGTGCCGGATTGGGTATTACATACTACTTTGCAAATGTGACACTTCGCAATCCCAATGTTGAAAAGAATGGTTATGCAGGATATGTGCCGATTACTCTTGGAGCAGAGTATGCAGTGAATGATTGGCTGCAGTTTGATGTCAATACGAATTTTAATTATGCATTCACCAATACCATTGTTTCCACTTGGGTTCCAAATTCTAAAATTGGTTCTGGAAATGATGCATGGTGGGGACTCTTTGCAGGAGTAAGCTGTACTATTTTTGGTCCTGATAATAAGGCGGCAGAGAAAGAAGCAAGCCGTATAAGAAACGAAGAGTTAGCCGCTGCTGAGGCACGGCGTGTACAGGAAGCAAACGCTGCCGAAGCAAAACGTGTAAAGGAAGCGAACGCTGCCGAAGCAAAACGTGTACAGGAAGCTGCCGCTGCCGAGGCACGACGTGTGCGGGAAGCTGCCGAGGCACAGCGTATACAGGATTCGATCAAGACGGCGGCAGAGGCACAACGATTGAAAGACATGGCCAAAGCAGCACCACGGCCAGTGCAAGTGGTAGTACAAAAGGAGACCGATACCGTTTTCGTACTTATTAAAGGTAAGACCGTCGTTCTGAAAGGTGTCAATTTTGAGTTCAATAAAGCGACACTCACGCAATATTCTGAGACAATACTATGGCGGGCATATCGCGCGATGATCGCGAATCCTGATGCGCGAGTAGTAATTACCGGGCATACGGACAATGTGGGAAGTGACAAATTTAATCAGACACTCTCATTGAAGCGGGCGCAGGCAGTAAAGAACTGGCTCGTCAAAAAAGGCATTGCATCGAACCGCATGAGAACTGTCGGGAAAGGTGAAAAAGAACCTGTTGCCGATAACAAGACGGAAGAGGGTCGAGCACAGAATCGGCGCATGGAATTCTATGTTCAGTAA